One genomic segment of Kiritimatiella glycovorans includes these proteins:
- a CDS encoding Nramp family divalent metal transporter — protein MNLTRKILGTLAGIGPGLFAIGYTVGTGSVTSMSKAGSQFGMQLLWVLALSCFFSWILLEASGRFALCSGDTAVHGCRRHMPAGNVLAVLVVIGVVVGQWCCLSGLVGLSSSAVYEALRLFIPSLPENAYWPVLGIAAVVMATMYALLWHGGYSFFEKVLIFFVTILGLSFIVSMFIVFPPAGEVVRGFVPTVPDVPGATLMIAAFVGTTMAAPTFVVRPLLLKAKGWGAEDHRRQSIDAFSGAALMFVVSGSVMACAAGALHRRGMEIHHVLDMVQSLEPVAGRYAVALFLVGTLSAGLSSVFPAAMVAPLLISDYRNGVFDSKSKLFRILTAVACVLGLVVPVLGANPIAAQIATQVSQVFILPLVVALFIVLCNKRSIMGERRAGFWLNAGMGTALIFALVMSRNAVVALMELIAS, from the coding sequence ATGAACCTTACCCGAAAAATCCTGGGCACACTGGCGGGCATCGGGCCGGGGCTGTTCGCCATCGGCTATACCGTCGGCACCGGCAGCGTGACCTCGATGAGCAAGGCCGGCAGTCAGTTCGGCATGCAGCTTTTGTGGGTGCTGGCCCTCAGCTGTTTCTTCTCGTGGATCCTGCTCGAGGCTTCCGGGCGCTTCGCGCTGTGTTCGGGGGATACGGCGGTCCACGGCTGCCGGCGGCACATGCCGGCCGGAAACGTCCTGGCCGTCCTGGTGGTGATCGGGGTCGTCGTCGGCCAGTGGTGCTGTCTCTCCGGCCTGGTCGGCCTCTCCTCCAGCGCGGTCTACGAGGCGTTGCGGCTCTTCATCCCTTCGCTGCCCGAAAACGCCTACTGGCCCGTACTGGGCATCGCGGCGGTCGTGATGGCGACCATGTACGCCCTGCTCTGGCACGGCGGCTACTCCTTCTTCGAGAAGGTGCTGATCTTCTTCGTCACCATCCTGGGACTCTCCTTTATCGTCTCCATGTTCATCGTCTTCCCGCCGGCCGGCGAGGTGGTTCGCGGGTTTGTGCCGACGGTGCCGGACGTGCCCGGCGCGACGCTGATGATCGCCGCGTTTGTGGGCACGACCATGGCGGCACCGACCTTCGTCGTCCGCCCGCTGCTGCTCAAGGCCAAGGGGTGGGGGGCGGAGGATCACCGCCGCCAGTCGATCGATGCCTTCAGCGGCGCGGCGCTGATGTTCGTGGTCAGCGGTTCGGTGATGGCCTGCGCGGCCGGGGCCCTGCACCGCCGGGGCATGGAGATCCACCATGTGCTGGACATGGTGCAGAGTCTGGAACCGGTGGCGGGGCGCTACGCCGTGGCGCTGTTCCTGGTCGGGACGCTCAGCGCCGGGCTCTCGTCCGTATTCCCGGCCGCGATGGTCGCCCCGCTGCTGATCAGCGACTACCGCAACGGGGTGTTCGACAGCAAGTCGAAGCTGTTCCGCATCCTGACCGCGGTGGCCTGTGTGCTGGGCCTGGTCGTGCCGGTGCTGGGCGCCAATCCGATCGCAGCCCAGATCGCCACGCAGGTCTCGCAGGTGTTCATCCTCCCACTGGTGGTCGCGCTCTTTATCGTGCTCTGTAACAAGCGGTCGATCATGGGCGAGCGCAGGGCCGGGTTCTGGCTGAACGCCGGCATGGGGACCGCCCTGATCTTCGCGCTGGTCATGTCGAGAAACGCCGTGGTCGCGCTGATGGAACTGATCGCG
- a CDS encoding uroporphyrinogen decarboxylase family protein, translating to MGTGANTGVRLPAVTPDWDGFMRTVRREGTPDRVHYFEHGIADHVMAEIAGRLGLWEGGSPDDPDQDLERRLAVHRHLGHELFRVFPENARMTAPKLEGEWSQEGKGAITTWEEFESFPWPDPGDADYAVLEKLDGIRPDDMRAFHVLDLWEVVRDLFGFESLCFALYENPELVGAVFEKVGSFVVSVASCLCDFDSFGALYIADDMGYKSGLMIDPGSLRRYLLPWHRRLAALAHEKGKLFFLHACGDMYELMDDYIDDVGIDAKHSFEDNIVPVEQVKARYGDRLTLLGGIDVDLLARGSEEAIRARTRTVLDACHPGGGYFLGAGNWVTAYIPPDSYFVMLDEARRYDIAKAETRSRS from the coding sequence ATGGGTACAGGAGCGAACACGGGAGTCCGCCTTCCGGCGGTGACCCCGGACTGGGACGGTTTTATGCGGACCGTACGACGGGAGGGTACGCCCGACCGCGTCCACTATTTCGAACACGGCATCGCCGATCATGTCATGGCGGAGATCGCCGGGCGGCTGGGGTTGTGGGAGGGAGGGTCGCCGGACGATCCGGATCAGGACCTCGAGCGAAGGCTGGCGGTCCATCGCCACCTGGGTCACGAGCTGTTCCGGGTCTTTCCGGAAAATGCGCGCATGACGGCCCCGAAGCTGGAGGGCGAGTGGTCGCAGGAGGGAAAGGGGGCGATCACCACCTGGGAGGAATTCGAGTCGTTTCCCTGGCCGGATCCGGGGGACGCGGATTACGCCGTGCTCGAAAAGCTGGACGGGATCAGACCCGACGACATGCGCGCGTTCCACGTGCTCGACCTGTGGGAGGTGGTCCGCGATCTGTTCGGATTCGAGTCGCTCTGCTTCGCGCTCTACGAAAACCCGGAGCTGGTCGGGGCGGTGTTTGAAAAGGTCGGTTCGTTCGTGGTGTCGGTGGCCTCCTGCCTGTGCGATTTCGATTCGTTCGGCGCGCTCTACATCGCCGACGACATGGGGTACAAGTCCGGCCTGATGATCGATCCCGGCTCGCTGCGCCGCTACCTGCTGCCGTGGCACCGGCGGCTGGCGGCGCTGGCACACGAAAAGGGGAAGCTGTTCTTCCTTCACGCGTGCGGAGACATGTACGAGTTGATGGACGATTATATCGACGACGTGGGCATCGACGCCAAGCACTCGTTCGAGGACAACATCGTGCCGGTGGAGCAGGTGAAGGCGCGCTACGGCGACCGCCTGACGCTGCTGGGCGGGATCGATGTCGATCTGCTCGCGCGCGGCAGCGAAGAGGCCATCCGCGCGCGCACCCGGACGGTCCTCGACGCCTGCCATCCCGGCGGCGGCTATTTTCTCGGAGCGGGAAACTGGGTCACCGCCTACATCCCGCCGGACTCGTATTTTGTGATGCTCGACGAAGCGCGACGGTACGATATCGCTAAAGCTGAAACGAGGAGCCGGTCATGA
- a CDS encoding helix-turn-helix transcriptional regulator → MNTEHYFKSVTRLRIALEEFAAGEIMRSAALKKKAAGALSALTTDFRRALKAEDYEAFNRTDYRLHHTLVELPGLPVLVENWEAVWEVHAGLHRDRLREYWPNLRILVEEQEYLIEVLCSFDPVAIQDAIHNHLESLWFRIYEGYAAPPAEPENPLPRVRSYLSYHLHRPLDLREIARNVAFTSPGHLSRLMRQQCGAGFKDYVRNLRMEKGEELLRRTRLPVRQIARRTGYPSASRFCEYFKRTYGMTPTAYRRKHPDA, encoded by the coding sequence ATGAACACGGAGCACTATTTTAAATCGGTCACCCGACTGCGCATCGCGCTGGAGGAGTTCGCGGCGGGCGAGATCATGCGCAGCGCGGCGTTAAAGAAGAAGGCCGCCGGGGCACTGAGCGCCCTGACGACCGATTTCAGACGCGCCCTGAAGGCGGAGGATTACGAGGCCTTCAATCGAACGGACTACCGGCTCCACCACACGCTGGTCGAACTCCCCGGCCTTCCGGTGCTGGTGGAGAACTGGGAGGCGGTATGGGAAGTCCACGCCGGGCTGCACCGCGACCGGCTCCGCGAGTACTGGCCGAATCTGCGGATCCTGGTGGAGGAGCAGGAATACCTGATCGAAGTCCTCTGCTCGTTTGATCCCGTAGCCATCCAGGACGCCATCCATAATCATCTGGAATCACTCTGGTTCCGTATTTACGAAGGCTATGCCGCTCCGCCGGCCGAACCCGAGAATCCGCTGCCGCGCGTACGGTCCTATCTCTCCTACCACCTGCACCGTCCGCTGGATCTCCGGGAGATCGCGCGCAACGTGGCCTTTACGAGCCCGGGACACCTCTCCCGTCTGATGCGGCAGCAGTGCGGGGCGGGATTCAAGGACTACGTGCGCAATCTCCGCATGGAGAAAGGCGAGGAACTGCTGCGGCGAACCCGACTGCCCGTCAGGCAGATCGCCCGGAGGACCGGCTACCCCTCCGCCTCCCGCTTCTGCGAGTATTTCAAGCGCACGTACGGGATGACGCCGACGGCCTACCGCAGGAAGCACCCCGACGCATGA
- the mnmA gene encoding tRNA 2-thiouridine(34) synthase MnmA, which produces MSNPRHTIAIGLSGGTDSAVAAALLLDEGREVLGLTARFVDPPGGGGDDARRAEEICEHLGIRHVTVDARERFRTSVILPFAREYASGRTPSPCIVCNETMKFGFLMDAAAEHGCGLLATGHYARLEDRKGEVRLLRGADSHKDQSYFLHRIDRPRLPKIRFPLGAWHKEDVKAEARRRRLPVRPSRESQDLCFTDHVSRGALVASLHPDLTGEGLVRDETGAVIGKHGGYHLYTLGQRTGIGVATGERRHVAHIDPAKNEITLAPRSHLLHSSCTVRALNWLVDPPAEGTLRCRVQPRYRHRGGFAQVKYAGGEAEVRFDEPQFALTPGQAAVFYDGDRVLGGGWIAAYRSDLPA; this is translated from the coding sequence TTGTCCAACCCCCGACATACCATCGCGATCGGACTCAGCGGCGGGACGGACAGCGCTGTGGCCGCCGCATTGCTGCTCGACGAGGGCCGGGAGGTACTGGGCCTGACGGCGCGGTTTGTCGATCCGCCCGGCGGGGGCGGGGACGACGCCCGCCGGGCGGAGGAGATCTGTGAACACCTCGGCATCAGGCACGTCACGGTCGATGCGCGCGAGAGGTTCCGCACGAGCGTGATTCTTCCGTTCGCCCGCGAGTACGCCTCGGGCCGCACGCCTTCCCCCTGCATCGTCTGCAATGAGACCATGAAGTTCGGGTTCCTGATGGACGCCGCCGCGGAACACGGCTGCGGGCTGCTGGCCACGGGTCATTACGCCCGCCTCGAGGATCGGAAAGGGGAGGTCCGGCTGCTCCGCGGCGCGGATTCGCACAAGGATCAGTCGTATTTCCTGCACCGGATCGACCGCCCCCGCCTTCCGAAGATCCGCTTCCCGCTGGGCGCGTGGCATAAGGAGGACGTGAAGGCCGAAGCGAGACGGCGCCGCCTGCCCGTCCGGCCCAGCCGCGAGAGCCAGGACCTCTGTTTCACCGATCACGTATCGCGGGGCGCGCTGGTCGCTTCGCTGCACCCCGATCTTACTGGGGAGGGCCTCGTCCGCGATGAGACCGGGGCGGTGATCGGAAAACACGGTGGATATCACCTCTACACCCTCGGTCAGCGCACCGGCATCGGGGTCGCCACCGGTGAACGCCGCCATGTGGCGCATATCGACCCCGCGAAAAACGAGATCACACTCGCGCCCCGGTCACACCTCCTCCATTCCTCGTGCACGGTTCGCGCGCTCAACTGGCTGGTCGATCCGCCCGCGGAGGGAACGTTGCGATGCCGCGTTCAGCCGCGCTACCGCCACCGCGGCGGGTTCGCGCAGGTGAAGTACGCAGGCGGGGAAGCCGAGGTCCGCTTCGACGAACCGCAGTTCGCCCTCACCCCCGGCCAGGCCGCCGTCTTCTACGACGGCGACCGCGTCCTCGGCGGCGGGTGGATCGCCGCATACAGGTCGGACCTTCCTGCCTGA
- a CDS encoding GspE/PulE family protein, producing MSKRSTSSSAGPSARSDLQERLGEALVRRGTISEARLKEYRDRAAWLKQPLDRQILRDGVLAESELLEILSELTGIPVLASADHEIPPEIVDQVPPKAVVNFRVMPVSLERGVLVLATDRVRSAAEEEHLRVLLGYSLRWVFCTSEELSEFIKHYYGVGIATYLRMEGGSGRRSRSDAEGDMPALVREILHDAIRCGATDLHLEPEEDGFRLRYRIDGVLYTVPTPRGLNKHARALMSSVKVMAQLNIAEKRLPQDGRFSFDLDDQNIDVRVSVLPATEGETVNLRILNRQSRFINLDELGLSERQRSWVDDMLAQPHGVILFTGPTGSGKTTSLYAALDHLNNNERKIITLEDPVEYRIPGISQLQVNGGIGFTFASGLRSILRHDPDVVLIGEIRDTETAEIAVSAALTGHLVFSTLHTNDTGGAVTRMIEMGIEPYLVASGLQGVIAQRLVRSLCPRCAVECELPAGVKQDLRESGLEGIDDANCRQAPGCPYCRFTGYRGRRAVFEIMVLTDDLRSLISRRLSSGEIMERAIEQGMITLWNSAWELVRRGETSLDEMLRVTKPLHKKGY from the coding sequence ATGAGCAAGCGGTCGACATCCTCATCCGCCGGCCCTTCCGCCCGCTCCGACCTCCAGGAGCGGCTGGGGGAAGCGCTCGTCCGCCGCGGCACAATCAGTGAGGCGCGCCTTAAGGAATACCGCGACCGCGCGGCGTGGCTTAAACAGCCGCTGGACCGGCAGATCCTGAGAGACGGGGTCCTCGCCGAGAGCGAACTGCTCGAGATCCTCTCGGAATTGACCGGCATCCCGGTGCTGGCGTCCGCGGACCACGAGATCCCGCCGGAAATCGTCGATCAGGTTCCGCCTAAGGCCGTCGTCAATTTTCGCGTCATGCCCGTATCGCTGGAACGCGGCGTCCTGGTGCTGGCGACCGACCGCGTCCGCTCGGCGGCGGAGGAGGAACACCTCCGCGTGCTGCTCGGCTACTCGCTGCGCTGGGTCTTCTGCACGTCGGAGGAACTCTCGGAGTTTATCAAGCACTACTACGGGGTCGGAATCGCCACCTACCTGCGGATGGAGGGAGGATCCGGACGCAGGTCTCGGAGCGACGCGGAAGGAGACATGCCCGCCCTCGTGCGTGAAATCCTGCACGACGCGATCCGCTGCGGTGCGACGGACCTGCACCTCGAGCCCGAGGAGGACGGGTTCCGCCTGCGGTACCGGATCGACGGCGTGCTCTATACGGTGCCCACGCCGCGGGGGCTGAACAAACACGCCCGTGCGCTGATGTCCAGCGTCAAGGTCATGGCGCAGCTCAATATCGCCGAAAAAAGATTGCCCCAGGACGGACGGTTCAGCTTCGATCTCGACGATCAGAATATCGACGTCCGCGTCTCGGTGCTGCCCGCCACCGAAGGGGAGACGGTCAACCTGCGCATCCTCAACCGCCAGTCCCGGTTTATCAACCTGGACGAACTGGGGCTTTCGGAACGACAGCGGAGCTGGGTCGACGATATGCTCGCCCAGCCGCACGGCGTGATCCTGTTCACCGGCCCCACGGGAAGCGGGAAGACCACCAGCCTCTACGCGGCACTCGACCATCTCAATAATAACGAACGCAAAATCATCACGCTCGAGGACCCCGTGGAATACCGGATCCCGGGGATCTCCCAGCTCCAGGTCAACGGCGGCATAGGATTTACCTTCGCCAGCGGATTGCGATCCATCCTCCGCCATGATCCGGATGTGGTTCTCATCGGCGAAATCCGCGACACCGAGACTGCGGAGATCGCCGTCAGTGCGGCCCTGACCGGACACCTCGTGTTCAGTACCCTGCACACCAACGATACCGGCGGGGCGGTGACGCGGATGATCGAGATGGGTATCGAACCCTATCTCGTGGCTTCAGGACTGCAGGGGGTCATCGCCCAGCGCCTCGTGCGCAGCCTGTGCCCGCGCTGCGCCGTGGAGTGCGAGCTGCCCGCGGGCGTCAAACAGGATCTGAGGGAATCCGGTCTGGAGGGGATCGACGACGCGAACTGCCGTCAGGCACCCGGCTGCCCGTACTGCCGCTTCACCGGCTACCGCGGCCGTCGCGCGGTCTTCGAGATTATGGTGCTCACCGACGATCTGCGCTCGCTGATCTCCCGCCGCCTCTCGAGCGGCGAGATCATGGAGCGCGCGATCGAACAGGGTATGATCACCCTCTGGAACAGCGCCTGGGAACTCGTCCGCCGCGGCGAGACCTCGCTGGATGAAATGCTGCGCGTTACCAAACCCCTGCATAAGAAGGGATATTGA